The following are from one region of the Penaeus monodon isolate SGIC_2016 chromosome 19, NSTDA_Pmon_1, whole genome shotgun sequence genome:
- the LOC119585339 gene encoding serine/threonine-protein kinases drp72-like produces MSGRVPAVSHLSSEDVLHLQKSMLVRRLGEGGSAKVDLVRWGKGVACLKVAKREGVREEFLREADILHLVGGAGGAPRLLAMAEHPPALLVSFRGYWTFHSFRSLRPPDLTYLHVLWSLAECVAEIHTAGVVHTDLKPDNVMVTLPKRPDGLAKVRIVDFGHGRLAGEYPVICDGLCPARYFWVSPEALSGGRISPASDVYSLGVLMNQVSSWMQDSPPTLPLLAARATRPHPGDRCDLREVRRVRSNAFSSIRLSNALTGIYSLGVLMKQVSPWMQDSRPRSSSSSSAQ; encoded by the exons ATGAGTGGACGTGTCCCTGCGGTGTCCCATTTAAGTTCCGAGGACGTGTTGCACCTCCAGAAGTCGATGTTGGTGCGGCGTCTGGGCGAAGGAGGGAGCGCTAAAGTGGACCTCGTGCGCTGGGGAAAGGGGGTCGCCTGCCTGAAGGTGGCCAAGCGCGAAGGCGTTCGGGAGGAATTCCTGAGGGAAGCGGATATCCTGCACCTTGTGGGCGGCGCTGGGGGAGCACCCCGCCTCCTGGCCATGGCAGAGCATCCACCCgccctcctcgtctccttccgCGGGTATTGGACTTTCCACTCGTTCCGCTCGCTGCGGCCTCCCGATCTTACGTACCTCCACGTCCTCTGGTCCCTGGCGGAGTGCGTGGCCGAGATCCACACTGCGGGCGTCGTCCACACCGACCTCAAGCCGGACAACGTGATGGTGACTCTCCCGAAGCGACCCGACGGCCTCGCCAAAGTCAGAATCGTCGATTTCGGACACGGGCGGCTAGCAGGCGAGTACCCCGTGATCTGCGACGGCCTTTGCCCCGCACGCTATTTCTGGGTGAGTCCGGAGGCCCTCAGCGGCGGCAGGATCTCCCCGGCGTCCGACGTGTACTCCTTGGGCGTCCTCATGAATCAGGTTTCGTCATGGATGCAGGACAGCCCTCCCACGCTCCCCCTCCTCGCCGCCCGAGCCACGCGCCCTCACCCCGGTGACCGCTGTGACCTGAGGGAGGTCAGGCGAG TTCGTTCTAATGCCTTCTCCAGTATACGGTTGTCCAATGCTCTAACTGGAATCTACTCCCTGGGCGTCCTCATGAAGCAGGTCTCGCCATGGATGCAGGACAGCCGCCcacgctcctcctcctcgtcctcagcCCAGTGA